From Streptomyces sp. SAI-135:
CTACATCGGCTTCCGGCACGAGAGCAACGCCGGACACGCGGCCGCCATCGCCGGCTACCTCAACAAGAAGCCCGGCGTGGCCCTCACGGTCTCCGCCCCGGGCTTCCTCAACGGCCTGGTCGCCCTCGCCAACGCGACCACCAACTGCTTCCCCATGGTCCAGATCTCCGGCTCCAGCGAGCGCCATCTCGTCGACCTCAAGCAGGGCGACTACGAGGAGATGGACCAACTCGCCGCCGCGCAGCCCTTCGTGAAGGCCGCCTACCGGGTGAGCCGGGTGGAGGACATCGGCCGCGGCATCGCCCGCGCCCTGCGCACCGCGATCTCCGGGCGCCCCGGCGGTGTCTATCTCGACATCCCCGCCGCGGTGCTCGGCGCCATCATGCCCAAGGCGGAGGGCGAGCGGACGCTGAGCCGGCTGGTCGACCCTGCCCCGCGCCAGCTCCCGGCGCCGGAGGCCGTGGACCGGGCGATCGAACTGCTGGCCTGCGCCGAGCGCCCGCTGATCGTGCTGGGCAAGGGCGCCGCGTACGCCCAGGCGGACGACAAGGTACGGCAGTTCGTCGAGTCGACCGGCATCCCCTACGTACCGATGTCGATGGCGAAGGGCCTGCTGCCCGACGACCACCCGCAGTCGGCCGCCACCGCCCGTTCGCTGGCGCTGAAGAAGGCCGACGTCGTGATGCTGATCGGCGCCCGCCTCAACTGGCTCCTCGGCCACGGCCAGTCCGGCTGGAACCCCGACGCGAAGTTCATACAGATCGACATCGACCCCAAGGAGATGGACAGCAACCAGCCCATCTCCGCGCCGCTCGTCGGCGACATCGAATCGGTGCTCGACGTGCTCGCCGAGCGCACCAAGCCCGGCCGGATCACGGCCCCTTCGGCCTGGCGCGAGGAGCTCGGGGCGCGCTCGGCGCAGAACGTCTCCAAGATGGCCGAGCGGCTGGCGGCCGACCCGCACCCCATGCAGTTCATGGGCGCCCTGAAGGCCGTACGCGACGTCGTGCGCGAGCACCCGGAGACGTACATCGTCAACGAGGGCGCCAACGCCCTGGACATCGCGCGCAACGTCATCGACATGCACGTACCGCGCCACCGTCTCGACAGCGGCACCTGGGGCGTGATGGGCATCGGCATGGGCTACGCCATCGCCGCCGCCGTCGAGAGCGGCGCCCCGGTCGTGGCCGTCGAGGGCGACAGCGCCTTCGGGTTCAGCGGCATCGAGATCGAGACGATCTGCCGCTACAAGCTGCCCGTCGTCACCGTGATCATGAACAACGGCGGGGTCTACCGCGGCGACGACACCAACCCGTACGACGACGCCCCCTCGCCCACCACCCTCATGTCGGCGGCCCGCCACGACCTGCTCATCGAGGCGTTCGGCGGCAAGGGCTACCGGGCCACCACGCCCGCCGAGGTCACCGCCGCCCTCACCGAGGCCCTCGCCTCCGGCGGCCCGGCACTCATCGACTGTGTGATCGATCCCTCGGCCGGCACCGAGAGCGGCCACATCTCGCACCTCAACCCCAAGGGCATCACCGTCGGCAACATCACGCCGGCCACGAAGTGACCGTCCAGACCGCCCAGACCGCCCAGCCCCCTGGGCCCTCCTCGACCGCGCAACTTCACGAAAAGGAAGCACACATGAGTGAAAAGCCGCTCGCCGGAATCAAGGTGATCGACTTCACCGGGGTCCAGGCCGGTCCCGCCTGCACGCAGATGCTCGCCTGGTTCGGCGCCGACGTCCTGAAGGTGGAGCGCCCCAACGGCGGCGATGTGACCCGCCGTCAGCTCCGGGACATCGAGGACCTGGACGCGCTCTACTTCACGATGCTCAACAGCAACAAGCGCTCCCTCGCCATCAACACCAAGACCGCCGAGGGCAAGGAGGTCCTGGAGAAGCTCATCAAGGACGCCGACGTCCTGGTGGAGAACTTCGCGCCGGGCGCCCTGGACCGCATGGGCTTCACCTGGGAGCGCATCCAGGAGCTCAACCCGCGCCTGATCTTCGGCTCGGTCAAGGGCTTCAACGACCAGTCGTCGTGGAACGACCTCAAGGTCTACGAGAACGTCGCCCAGTGCGCGGGCGGCGCCGCCTCCACCACCGGGTTCTGGGACGGCCCGCCCACCATCTCCGGCGCCGCCATCGGCGACACCAACACCGGGATGCACCTGGCGATCGGCATCCTCACCGCGATCATCGACCGCGGCAAGACCGGCCGGGGCCAGAAGGTCTCCGTCTCCATGCAGGACGCCGTCCTCAACCTCTGCCGGGTCAAGCTGCGCGACCAGCAGCGCCTGGAGCGGGTCGGCTACCTGGAGGAGTACCCGCAGTACCCGAACGGCGAGTTCACCGACGTGGTGCCGCGCGGCGGCAACGCGGGCGGCGGCGGCCAGCCCGGCTGGGTCCTCAAGTGCAAGGGGTGGGAGACCGACCCGAACGCGTACATCTACTTCACCGTCCAGGAGCAGAACTGGAAGCGCACCGCCGAGGTGATCGGCCACCCCGAGTGGGCCGAGGACCCGGAGTACGCCACCGCGCGCGCCCGCCAGTCGCACATCTTCGAGATCTTCGAGGAGATCGAGAAGTGGCTCGCGGACAAGACGAAGTACGAGGCGGTGGACATCCTGCGCGAGTGGGAGGTGCCCTGCGCCCCGGTGATGAGCATGAAGGAGATCGCCTACGACGAGGACCTGCGCAACAGCGGCACGGTCGTCGAGGTCGAGCAGAAGGGCCGCGGCACCTACCTGACCGTCGGCAGCCCGGTGAAGTTCTCCTCCTTCAAGCCGGAGATCGTCGGCGCCCCGCTGCTGGGTGAGCACAGCTCCGAGGTCCTGGTGGAGCTGGGCTACGACGAGGAGACGATCGGCCGGCTCAAGGAGAGCGGCGTCATCGTCTGACGCGGCACGCACGCGAAGCGGCCGTGACCCGCAGGTCACGGCCGCTTCCCCTACCGTCCGGCGGGCTCAGACCGCCGTGGTCTCGGCCCGGCGCCGCATCAGCTCCCGTTCCCGCTCGCGGCGCGCGGTGACGTCCCGGACGACCGCCCCGCAGTAGGGGCTGCCGTCGGGGCCCGACAGCAGCACCACGCTGAACTCGATGGACAGTTTCCGGCCGTCCGCCGCCAGCGCGGGAACGTTCAGCAGATCCGCGTCCCCGTACTTGCTGGACCCCCGTGCCATGGCCGCGTCGAAGCCTTCCTGGTGCCGCTTGCGGTGCCTCTCGGGAATGATGACGTCCAGGCTCCGGCCCGCCACCTCGGCCGCCGGGAACCCGAAGATGCGCTCCGCCCCCCGGTTCCAGTAGCGGATCAGCCCTTCGCCGTCGATGATCACTATGCCGTCCGGTGCCTGGCCTGCCATGCCCAGCACCACCGCGGATTCCAGATCTTCCATGTCGCCTCCGAGCCGGGGCCGTTGGATGGCAAACAGTATACAGAATACTGTCGTCACAGCCCCCGACCGGACGGAAACGCAGGTGAAAGGCACTCCGAAAGCTTGGTATTGTTGTGCGTGTCGCCGCGGGGAACACCCCGGTCAAGGCGACAGACACCTGGTCCGGGTGGCGGAATGGCAGACGCGCTAGCTTGAGGTGCTAGTGCCCTTTATCGGGCGTGGGGGTTCAAGTCCCCCCTCGGACACCAGTGAGACCCCACTTCCTGTGGGGTCTTTCGCGTTACGGCCCAGTTACGGCCCACCGGATGCCCTAATTCGGTTGACTCGGCCCGCCCGGCAGGGCTCAATACCCGGCATGGCCGACATCCAGGGCACCTACGACGAACTGTTCTCCGCGGTACCCAACGGCCTGGCAGCCCTGCTGGACGCCGGGGACGTGGGCGGGTCCGTGGCCGTCCTCGTGGGCGGTGAGGCGGTGGTGGACGTCTGGGGCGGGTTCGCCGACGCCGGCCGGACGGTGCCGTGGGAGCGGGACACGATCACCAACGTGTTCTCCACGACCAAGACGATGACGGCACTGTGCGCGCTGATCCTCGCGGACCGCGGCGACCTCGACCCGGACGCCCCGGTCGCCCGGTACTGGCCGGAGTTCGCCGCCGCCGGCAAGGAGAAGGTGCTGGTCCGGCACGTGCTCTCGCACACCGCGGGCCTGCCCCACTGGGAGGGCCCCGTCGAGGAGATCTACGACTGGCCGGCCGTCACCGCCCGCCTCGCCGCCCAGGCGCCGCTCTGGGAGCCCGGCACCGCGGCCGGCTACCACTCGCTCACCCAGGGCTTCCTGGTCGGCGAGGTCGTACGCCGCGTCACCGGCCTCACCGTGGGCGAGTTCCTGGCCCGGGAGGTGACGGGCCCCCTCGGCGCCGACTT
This genomic window contains:
- the oxc gene encoding oxalyl-CoA decarboxylase, with the translated sequence MTAPSTLETAAAADVPTELTDGYHLVVDALRMNDVDTIYGVVGIPITDLARLAQAQGIRYIGFRHESNAGHAAAIAGYLNKKPGVALTVSAPGFLNGLVALANATTNCFPMVQISGSSERHLVDLKQGDYEEMDQLAAAQPFVKAAYRVSRVEDIGRGIARALRTAISGRPGGVYLDIPAAVLGAIMPKAEGERTLSRLVDPAPRQLPAPEAVDRAIELLACAERPLIVLGKGAAYAQADDKVRQFVESTGIPYVPMSMAKGLLPDDHPQSAATARSLALKKADVVMLIGARLNWLLGHGQSGWNPDAKFIQIDIDPKEMDSNQPISAPLVGDIESVLDVLAERTKPGRITAPSAWREELGARSAQNVSKMAERLAADPHPMQFMGALKAVRDVVREHPETYIVNEGANALDIARNVIDMHVPRHRLDSGTWGVMGIGMGYAIAAAVESGAPVVAVEGDSAFGFSGIEIETICRYKLPVVTVIMNNGGVYRGDDTNPYDDAPSPTTLMSAARHDLLIEAFGGKGYRATTPAEVTAALTEALASGGPALIDCVIDPSAGTESGHISHLNPKGITVGNITPATK
- the frc gene encoding formyl-CoA transferase yields the protein MSEKPLAGIKVIDFTGVQAGPACTQMLAWFGADVLKVERPNGGDVTRRQLRDIEDLDALYFTMLNSNKRSLAINTKTAEGKEVLEKLIKDADVLVENFAPGALDRMGFTWERIQELNPRLIFGSVKGFNDQSSWNDLKVYENVAQCAGGAASTTGFWDGPPTISGAAIGDTNTGMHLAIGILTAIIDRGKTGRGQKVSVSMQDAVLNLCRVKLRDQQRLERVGYLEEYPQYPNGEFTDVVPRGGNAGGGGQPGWVLKCKGWETDPNAYIYFTVQEQNWKRTAEVIGHPEWAEDPEYATARARQSHIFEIFEEIEKWLADKTKYEAVDILREWEVPCAPVMSMKEIAYDEDLRNSGTVVEVEQKGRGTYLTVGSPVKFSSFKPEIVGAPLLGEHSSEVLVELGYDEETIGRLKESGVIV
- a CDS encoding PAS domain S-box protein, with amino-acid sequence MEDLESAVVLGMAGQAPDGIVIIDGEGLIRYWNRGAERIFGFPAAEVAGRSLDVIIPERHRKRHQEGFDAAMARGSSKYGDADLLNVPALAADGRKLSIEFSVVLLSGPDGSPYCGAVVRDVTARRERERELMRRRAETTAV
- a CDS encoding serine hydrolase domain-containing protein, producing the protein MADIQGTYDELFSAVPNGLAALLDAGDVGGSVAVLVGGEAVVDVWGGFADAGRTVPWERDTITNVFSTTKTMTALCALILADRGDLDPDAPVARYWPEFAAAGKEKVLVRHVLSHTAGLPHWEGPVEEIYDWPAVTARLAAQAPLWEPGTAAGYHSLTQGFLVGEVVRRVTGLTVGEFLAREVTGPLGADFHIGLAAEHDHRVARTLPPPGRDEDYTAGAADPGPDATPSSGTAFRVRDANSEAWRRGQIPAASGFGNARSVALVQSALACAGTVRGVRLLSEAGAARAREEQFSGEDRVIGMTQSYGLGYGLFGTMLGWGGWGGSLVMIDPDARMVVAYATNQMREPAEDTRGLDLVMSAYDGLQGLRG